In Paracoccus methylovorus, a genomic segment contains:
- a CDS encoding holin family protein, whose amino-acid sequence MGLMDRFLGAGAAVTTVTNAATGMAEVFRENATRRMELDEEAYARAIAQLSGDFAAQPRGWFDGLMNGLNRMPRPLMTMGTLGLFAYAMVDPQGFGLRMENLNLVPEPLWWLLGAIISFYFGAREAHYFRARPMFRSPSSTGPADPVQAAFQPLEATDPFQDNAALRDWAATTGGN is encoded by the coding sequence ATGGGCTTGATGGACCGTTTTCTTGGAGCGGGGGCCGCTGTTACGACGGTGACCAATGCCGCAACCGGTATGGCCGAGGTTTTTCGCGAGAATGCAACCCGCCGGATGGAACTGGACGAAGAGGCCTACGCCCGCGCCATTGCCCAGCTTTCCGGTGACTTTGCCGCCCAGCCGCGCGGCTGGTTCGATGGGCTGATGAACGGGCTGAACCGAATGCCCAGGCCGCTGATGACGATGGGGACATTGGGCCTGTTCGCCTATGCGATGGTCGATCCTCAGGGTTTCGGCTTGCGGATGGAGAACCTGAACCTTGTGCCCGAACCGCTTTGGTGGCTGCTGGGAGCCATCATCAGCTTTTATTTCGGCGCGCGTGAAGCGCATTATTTTCGTGCCCGCCCCATGTTTCGCAGCCCGTCCTCAACCGGGCCGGCCGATCCCGTGCAGGCGGCATTTCAGCCTTTAGAAGCAACGGATCCGTTCCAGGACAATGCCGCGCTGCGTGACTGGGCGGCCACGACGGGGGGAAACTAG
- a CDS encoding heme lyase CcmF/NrfE family subunit, whose protein sequence is MIAELGHFALILAFAVAIFQMFVPMIGAAKGWSGWIDSARPAALAQFGLVGISFAALTIAFVTSDFSVALVYQNSHTAKPMLYKISGVWGNHEGSMLLWVLIVALFGAMAATFDANLPPKLRARVLSVQGSIGAAFLAFILFTSNPFLRMDSPPFDGRDLNPLLQDPGLAFHPPFLYLGYVGLSMAFSFAVAALIEGRVDAAWARWVRPWTLAAWVFLTIGIALGSWWAYYELGWGGFWFWDPVENASFMPWLIAAALLHSSIVVEKREVLKSWTILLAIMAFGFSLIGTFIVRSGVITSVHSFASDPKRGVFILAILAFFVGGALLLYTFRATSMQARGAFAPVSREGALVLNNILLAVSTFVVFIGTVWPLVAEMLWDRRLSVGAPFFEQAFTPFMVALAIVLPVGAILPWKRGKLKRALYPLRGALVFALAVMALVFAISTGHSALAVIGAGLGAWLVAGAAVDLWLRTGNSGLSRLRRLPRADWGKAVAHAGLGVTFIGISLLMAWQAEDIRVARIGETFSVAGYDITLQSVEERPGPNYNSIIAAMTVSRDGRQVALLHPEKRVYPVQAMPTTEAAIQSGLFRDLYLVIGDEQQDGGWAVRSYIKPFALWIWLGCGLMALGGCISLSDRRYRVAAGARQARVAPQPAE, encoded by the coding sequence ATGATCGCTGAACTTGGCCATTTCGCCCTGATCCTTGCCTTTGCGGTGGCGATATTTCAGATGTTCGTGCCGATGATCGGGGCCGCCAAGGGCTGGAGCGGCTGGATCGACTCGGCCCGGCCCGCCGCGCTGGCGCAATTCGGTCTGGTCGGAATTTCCTTTGCGGCGCTGACCATCGCCTTCGTGACCTCGGATTTCTCGGTCGCGCTGGTCTATCAGAACTCTCATACCGCCAAGCCGATGCTCTACAAGATCAGCGGCGTGTGGGGCAACCACGAGGGCTCGATGCTGCTGTGGGTGCTGATCGTGGCGCTGTTCGGCGCGATGGCGGCGACGTTCGACGCGAACCTGCCGCCCAAACTGCGCGCAAGAGTGCTGTCGGTGCAAGGCTCGATCGGCGCGGCGTTTCTGGCCTTTATCCTGTTTACCTCGAACCCTTTTCTGCGCATGGACAGCCCGCCTTTTGACGGGCGCGACCTGAACCCGCTGCTGCAGGACCCGGGTCTCGCCTTCCATCCGCCGTTTCTTTACCTTGGCTATGTCGGCCTTTCGATGGCCTTCAGCTTTGCCGTGGCCGCGCTGATCGAGGGGCGGGTGGATGCCGCTTGGGCGCGCTGGGTCAGGCCATGGACGCTGGCGGCCTGGGTCTTTCTGACCATCGGCATCGCACTGGGGTCTTGGTGGGCCTATTACGAGCTTGGCTGGGGCGGCTTCTGGTTCTGGGACCCGGTGGAAAACGCCAGTTTCATGCCTTGGCTGATCGCCGCTGCGTTGCTGCATTCCTCTATCGTCGTCGAAAAGCGCGAGGTTCTGAAAAGCTGGACCATCCTGCTGGCGATCATGGCCTTTGGATTTTCGTTGATCGGCACCTTCATCGTCCGCTCTGGCGTCATCACCTCGGTCCACAGTTTTGCCAGCGATCCCAAGCGTGGTGTGTTCATTCTGGCGATCCTGGCCTTTTTTGTGGGCGGCGCGCTGCTGCTTTACACTTTCCGCGCCACCTCGATGCAGGCGCGGGGCGCTTTCGCGCCGGTCTCTCGCGAGGGGGCATTGGTACTTAACAATATCCTTCTGGCGGTTTCGACCTTTGTGGTCTTCATCGGCACGGTCTGGCCGCTGGTGGCTGAGATGCTGTGGGACCGCAGGCTGTCGGTGGGTGCACCGTTTTTTGAGCAGGCATTCACGCCCTTCATGGTGGCGCTGGCCATCGTTCTGCCAGTTGGCGCGATCCTGCCGTGGAAGCGGGGCAAGCTGAAACGTGCGCTTTATCCGTTGCGCGGCGCGTTGGTCTTTGCGTTGGCGGTGATGGCGCTGGTCTTTGCCATCTCGACCGGCCATTCCGCACTGGCCGTGATCGGTGCGGGCCTTGGGGCATGGCTGGTCGCGGGTGCGGCCGTGGACCTGTGGCTGCGCACCGGTAATTCCGGCCTGTCGCGCCTGCGCAGGCTGCCCCGTGCCGATTGGGGCAAGGCCGTGGCGCATGCCGGGCTGGGCGTCACCTTCATCGGCATCAGCCTGTTGATGGCGTGGCAGGCCGAGGATATCCGCGTGGCCAGGATCGGCGAGACCTTCTCGGTCGCCGGTTATGACATCACCCTGCAAAGCGTCGAAGAGCGTCCCGGCCCGAACTATAACTCGATCATCGCCGCGATGACTGTCAGCCGTGACGGGCGGCAGGTCGCGCTGTTGCATCCCGAAAAGCGGGTCTATCCGGTGCAAGCCATGCCCACGACCGAGGCGGCGATCCAGAGCGGTCTGTTCCGCGACCTCTATCTGGTGATCGGGGATGAGCAGCAGGATGGCGGCTGGGCAGTGCGCAGCTA
- a CDS encoding LacI family DNA-binding transcriptional regulator, whose translation MSRAAVSRCFTPGASVSPDTRARILKAADQLGYQVNRLASGLIRNETGLVALIASEIATPYRSHLLSALTEALQQAGKVALVINTDRSDASVERAMRQAISYRTDAAIILSGMPDQSLAETCLRNGMRLVLINRDEEREGALRVRVDDAEAGRRAVAILFAAGCRRIALASSAADTPSLRGREHGFREAATRSGIDWIEERRGMTSYETGRTLGMALLARPDRPDGIFCTTDLMACGIMDVARWRLGIRIPEQLSLIGFDDIAQAGWEGYNLTTFRQPVDEIARRSIDWLLSGNGGDSIKELAIETTLVMRRSVAQGVVATT comes from the coding sequence GTGTCGCGTGCGGCGGTTTCGCGCTGTTTTACCCCCGGGGCCAGCGTGTCGCCCGACACAAGGGCCAGGATCCTCAAAGCGGCCGATCAGCTTGGCTATCAGGTCAACCGGCTTGCCAGCGGCCTGATCAGGAACGAAACCGGGCTGGTCGCCCTGATCGCATCCGAGATCGCGACGCCGTATAGGTCACACCTGCTTTCGGCACTGACCGAAGCCCTGCAACAGGCAGGAAAGGTCGCGCTGGTCATCAACACCGACCGTTCCGATGCCAGTGTCGAACGCGCCATGCGGCAGGCGATCAGCTATCGCACGGATGCGGCCATCATCCTTTCGGGTATGCCGGACCAGTCGCTGGCCGAGACATGCCTTCGCAACGGAATGCGGCTGGTGCTGATCAACCGTGACGAAGAGCGCGAAGGGGCGTTGCGGGTCCGGGTGGACGATGCCGAGGCCGGTAGGCGGGCCGTCGCGATCCTTTTCGCGGCGGGTTGCAGGCGTATCGCGCTGGCCAGTTCTGCGGCGGATACGCCCAGCCTGCGCGGACGCGAGCACGGATTCCGTGAAGCCGCAACGCGCTCTGGCATCGACTGGATCGAAGAGCGTCGAGGCATGACCTCTTACGAAACCGGACGGACGTTGGGCATGGCGCTGCTTGCGCGGCCAGATCGTCCCGACGGCATCTTTTGCACCACCGACCTGATGGCATGCGGCATCATGGATGTCGCGCGATGGCGGCTTGGCATTCGCATTCCCGAACAACTGTCGCTGATCGGGTTCGATGACATCGCCCAGGCGGGGTGGGAGGGATATAACCTGACCACCTTTCGCCAGCCCGTGGACGAGATCGCAAGGCGCAGTATCGACTGGCTGCTATCAGGAAACGGCGGCGACAGTATCAAGGAGCTTGCGATAGAGACGACATTGGTCATGCGCAGATCGGTGGCGCAAGGTGTGGTTGCAACCACCTGA
- a CDS encoding ABC transporter substrate-binding protein — MRGKLAALAVSTAMLPAFAAGAAELNLICAADVVVCEKLVSAFEAEHSDISVNMVRLSSGETYAKIRAEARNPQTDLWWGGTGDPHLQAAADGLTAVYESPRMSELHDWALKQAEVSGNRTVGVYSGALGWGYNTKIFEEKGLKEPACWSDLLDPALKGEIQIADPNSSGTAYTALATLVQLMGEDEAFEYLKALHANISQYTKSGSAPVKAAARGEAGLGIVFMHDAVAQSVEGFPIKTIAPCEGTGFEVGSMSIIENAQNPDEAKIFYDWVLSAEVQNLMPEAGSFQLPSNKAAVASEHVPDMSQIKLIDYDFAEFGSAERRQALLARWDKEIGGRAAD; from the coding sequence ATGAGGGGGAAACTTGCGGCCCTTGCTGTCAGCACAGCGATGTTGCCGGCATTCGCGGCCGGCGCAGCCGAACTGAACCTGATCTGCGCGGCAGATGTCGTCGTATGCGAGAAACTCGTATCCGCATTCGAGGCAGAGCATTCCGATATCAGCGTGAACATGGTTCGCCTGTCCTCGGGCGAAACCTATGCCAAGATCCGTGCCGAGGCGCGCAATCCGCAGACAGATCTGTGGTGGGGCGGCACCGGCGATCCGCATTTGCAGGCCGCGGCCGACGGGCTGACCGCCGTCTATGAATCGCCCCGCATGTCGGAACTGCATGACTGGGCTCTCAAACAGGCCGAGGTTTCAGGCAATCGCACGGTGGGTGTCTATAGCGGGGCTTTGGGTTGGGGATACAACACCAAGATCTTCGAGGAAAAGGGCCTGAAGGAGCCGGCCTGCTGGTCGGATCTGCTGGATCCGGCGCTGAAGGGTGAAATCCAGATTGCCGATCCCAACTCATCGGGCACGGCTTATACGGCACTGGCAACGCTGGTGCAGTTGATGGGCGAAGATGAGGCCTTTGAATATCTGAAAGCGCTTCACGCCAATATCTCGCAATATACCAAGTCGGGCTCGGCCCCCGTCAAGGCGGCCGCGCGTGGCGAAGCCGGGCTGGGTATCGTGTTCATGCATGACGCCGTGGCGCAGTCCGTCGAAGGTTTCCCGATCAAGACCATCGCGCCCTGCGAAGGCACGGGCTTTGAGGTCGGGTCGATGTCGATCATCGAAAACGCGCAAAACCCGGACGAAGCCAAGATATTTTACGACTGGGTGCTGTCGGCCGAGGTGCAGAACCTGATGCCCGAGGCAGGCTCGTTCCAACTGCCATCAAACAAGGCCGCAGTGGCATCCGAGCACGTGCCGGACATGAGCCAGATCAAGCTGATCGACTATGACTTTGCCGAATTCGGCTCGGCCGAGCGGCGGCAGGCACTGCTGGCACGATGGGACAAGGAAATCGGTGGACGCGCCGCCGATTAA
- a CDS encoding glutamate racemase, protein MAVGVFDSGLGGLTVLSAIAARMPELPLVYLGDNAHTPYGVRDADDIFDLTCAGVERLWAEGCDLVILACNTASAAALKRMQETWLPADKRVLGVFVPMIEALTERRWGDNSPPNEVAVKHVALFATPATVASRAFQRELAFRAIGVDVEAQPCGGVVDAIEMGDEILAEALVASHVEALLRRMPYPEAAILGCTHYPLVQAAFQKALGPQVTVYSQPDLVAESLEDYLKRHPEMLGTGSVRRFLTTGDPERVSGKATQFLRHPIRFESA, encoded by the coding sequence ATGGCAGTGGGCGTATTCGATTCGGGTTTGGGCGGTCTGACAGTCCTGTCCGCGATTGCCGCCCGCATGCCCGAACTGCCCTTGGTGTATCTGGGTGACAATGCCCATACCCCATACGGCGTGCGCGATGCCGACGACATTTTCGACCTGACCTGCGCTGGGGTTGAGCGGCTTTGGGCCGAAGGCTGCGATCTGGTGATCCTTGCCTGCAACACCGCGTCGGCAGCCGCGCTCAAGCGCATGCAGGAAACCTGGCTGCCCGCCGACAAGCGCGTTCTGGGCGTCTTTGTCCCGATGATCGAGGCATTGACCGAAAGGCGCTGGGGCGACAATTCGCCCCCAAATGAGGTGGCAGTGAAGCATGTGGCCTTGTTTGCGACACCCGCCACCGTCGCCAGCCGAGCTTTTCAGCGCGAATTGGCCTTTCGCGCCATCGGCGTAGATGTCGAGGCGCAGCCCTGCGGCGGTGTCGTGGATGCCATTGAGATGGGCGATGAAATCTTGGCCGAAGCTTTGGTGGCCAGCCATGTCGAGGCGCTTTTGCGCCGCATGCCCTATCCCGAGGCGGCGATCCTGGGCTGCACGCATTATCCGCTGGTGCAGGCCGCTTTCCAGAAGGCGCTGGGGCCGCAGGTCACGGTTTATTCCCAGCCCGATCTTGTTGCTGAAAGCCTTGAAGATTACCTTAAGCGCCATCCCGAAATGCTGGGCACGGGCAGCGTCCGGCGCTTTCTGACCACGGGTGATCCCGAGCGCGTCTCGGGTAAGGCCACGCAATTCCTCCGCCATCCGATCAGGTTCGAAAGTGCCTGA
- a CDS encoding holin-associated N-acetylmuramidase, which translates to MKTVEQIAAEIVAREGGYANDPDDPGGATKHGVTLATLQRLGIDKTGDGRVDVADVRALTRADAQRIFIEHYFQRPRLAELPRPVQASVFDMYVNAGSNAVKILQRLVTRMGFAAVDDGVVGPRTILAAQQAEAAAPGHFADAYGIARRNYYYSLADARPASRKYARTQSGGKGGWILRAEEFISSRYHLTLAEHRARVAKWA; encoded by the coding sequence ATGAAGACAGTAGAGCAGATTGCGGCAGAAATCGTCGCGCGTGAGGGGGGCTATGCCAACGACCCCGACGACCCGGGTGGGGCGACGAAACACGGTGTGACACTGGCGACGTTGCAGCGGCTGGGCATCGACAAGACCGGCGATGGTCGCGTCGATGTCGCGGATGTCAGGGCGCTGACCCGCGCCGATGCCCAACGCATCTTTATCGAGCATTACTTCCAGCGCCCGAGGCTGGCAGAGCTTCCGCGCCCGGTACAGGCGTCGGTCTTTGACATGTATGTCAACGCCGGCAGCAATGCCGTGAAGATCCTGCAACGGCTGGTGACGCGCATGGGCTTTGCGGCGGTGGACGACGGCGTGGTCGGTCCGCGCACCATTCTGGCCGCGCAGCAGGCCGAAGCGGCGGCGCCCGGCCATTTCGCCGACGCCTACGGCATTGCGCGGCGCAATTATTACTATTCTCTGGCCGATGCACGCCCAGCCAGCCGCAAATACGCCCGCACCCAATCAGGCGGCAAGGGCGGTTGGATATTGCGGGCCGAGGAATTCATCTCCTCCAGATATCATCTGACGCTGGCCGAACACCGGGCGAGGGTTGCGAAATGGGCTTGA
- a CDS encoding LysR family transcriptional regulator, producing MDWDKLRIFHAVADAGSLTHAGDVLHLSQSAVSRQIRALEDSLGTTLFHRHARGLILTEQGELLFEATSSMVRKLDTTAARIRDSEESVFGELKVTTTTGFGTMWLVPRLAKLYDRYPDLKIDLMLEERVLDLPMREADVAIRMKEPNQQDLIRRRLLNIRMRLYATPEYLAKAGVPQTLEDLGTHRLICQNPQTPQVSSGAVLSQMLLSRNISSTLMVNNYFGVLQGVLNHVGLGVLPDYLSSDFPNLTRVLPDVQSGEVPVFLAFPEELRASRRVAAFRDFVLEEIQSLRRQQTDDQPGDPSAG from the coding sequence ATGGATTGGGATAAGTTAAGAATATTTCACGCCGTCGCCGACGCGGGCAGTCTGACCCACGCGGGCGATGTTTTGCATCTGTCCCAGTCCGCAGTCAGCCGTCAGATCCGCGCGCTCGAGGATTCGCTGGGCACTACCCTTTTTCACCGCCATGCCCGCGGGCTGATCCTGACTGAACAGGGTGAGTTGCTGTTCGAGGCGACTTCTTCCATGGTCCGTAAGCTCGACACCACGGCCGCGCGCATCCGCGACAGCGAGGAAAGCGTCTTTGGCGAGTTGAAGGTCACCACGACCACCGGCTTCGGCACCATGTGGCTGGTGCCCCGGCTTGCCAAGCTTTACGACCGCTATCCCGATCTGAAGATCGACCTGATGCTGGAAGAGCGCGTGCTGGACCTGCCCATGCGCGAGGCAGATGTCGCCATCCGCATGAAAGAGCCGAACCAGCAGGACCTGATCCGCCGTCGGCTGCTCAATATCCGCATGCGACTTTACGCCACGCCCGAGTATCTGGCCAAGGCGGGCGTCCCCCAGACGCTTGAAGATCTGGGAACGCACCGGCTGATCTGCCAAAATCCACAGACGCCGCAGGTCAGTTCGGGCGCGGTATTGTCGCAGATGCTGCTGAGCCGGAACATCAGCTCGACCCTGATGGTGAACAATTACTTCGGGGTATTGCAGGGCGTGCTGAACCATGTCGGGCTAGGCGTCCTGCCGGACTATCTTTCGTCGGATTTTCCAAATCTTACCAGGGTCTTACCGGATGTTCAGTCCGGCGAGGTCCCGGTCTTTCTGGCCTTCCCGGAAGAACTGCGCGCCTCGCGCCGTGTCGCGGCGTTCCGCGACTTCGTGCTTGAGGAAATCCAGTCGCTGCGTCGCCAACAGACCGACGACCAGCCCGGCGATCCGTCCGCCGGATGA
- the ccmE gene encoding cytochrome c maturation protein CcmE, translated as MKSLKKKRRIQILIAAAVALVLAVGLIGYGFRDGINLYRSPSQMAENPPEAGEVFRLGGLVEDGSLVRGVSETVTFSVTDGGASVPVRFTGVLPDLFAEGQGMIGTGRMEGETFVASEILAKHDENYMPREVMDSLKDQGVYQEPNS; from the coding sequence ATGAAATCACTAAAGAAAAAACGCCGCATCCAGATCTTGATCGCCGCTGCCGTGGCCCTTGTTCTGGCCGTTGGCCTGATCGGCTATGGGTTTCGTGACGGCATCAACCTTTATCGTTCGCCCAGCCAGATGGCCGAAAATCCGCCCGAAGCCGGCGAGGTGTTCCGTCTGGGCGGGCTGGTCGAGGATGGCAGTCTGGTCCGTGGCGTCAGCGAGACAGTGACTTTCAGTGTGACCGACGGCGGTGCCTCGGTTCCGGTGCGGTTCACCGGCGTGCTGCCCGACCTTTTTGCAGAGGGTCAGGGCATGATCGGTACTGGCCGCATGGAGGGCGAAACCTTTGTCGCCTCCGAGATACTGGCCAAGCATGACGAAAACTACATGCCGCGCGAAGTCATGGATTCGCTGAAAGACCAAGGCGTCTATCAAGAACCGAATTCCTGA
- the purL gene encoding phosphoribosylformylglycinamidine synthase subunit PurL: MNEPQITEELIAAHGLKPDEYQRILEIIGRKPSFTELGIFSAMWNEHCSYKSSKKWLRTLPTTGPQVICGPGENAGVVDIGDGQAVVFKMESHNHPSYIEPHQGAATGVGGILRDVFTMGARPIAAMDALSFGRPDHPKTAHLVKGVVEGIGAYGNAFGVPNVGGEVRFHRSYDGNCLVNAFAAGLADSDKIFYSAASGIGMPVVYLGAKTGRDGVGGATMASAEFDDTIEEKRPTVQVGDPFTEKCLLEACLELMQTDSVISIQDMGAAGLTCSAVEMGDKGGLGIKLVLDAVPQRETNMTAYEMMLSESQERMLMVLKPEKEAEARAIFEKWDLDFAIVGETIAEDRFLILHGNEVMADLPLSKLSSSAPEYDRPWVETPPAGEMPALPAITPIAALKTLIGSPNHAHKSWVWEQYDTQVGADTVRRPGLGAGVVRVHGTEKALAFTSDVTPRYVRANPYEGGKQAVAEAYRNLSACGALPLATTDNLNFGNPEKPEIMGQLVGAIKGIGEACAALDFPIVSGNVSLYNETDGKGILPTPTIGGVGLIADLDDLISGLPAEGDVALVIGETKGHLGQSALAAEAFGIEAGDAPHVDLTAERRHGEFLRGHGKLISAATDLADGGLALAAFELAEAAKLGVTLDSANIGQLFGEDQARYLVACTPGNAAKLAEAAAMAGIALMQVGSFGGELVAFGGDAAPLTDLSRLYRSAFEKSLNLELA; the protein is encoded by the coding sequence ATGAACGAACCGCAGATCACCGAGGAACTGATCGCCGCGCACGGGCTCAAGCCCGACGAATATCAGCGCATCCTCGAGATCATCGGACGCAAACCCAGCTTTACCGAGTTGGGCATCTTCTCGGCCATGTGGAACGAACATTGCTCGTACAAGTCGTCCAAGAAATGGCTGCGCACCCTGCCGACCACGGGGCCGCAGGTGATCTGCGGACCGGGCGAGAACGCGGGCGTCGTGGACATCGGCGACGGGCAGGCCGTGGTCTTCAAGATGGAAAGCCACAACCACCCGTCCTATATCGAACCGCATCAGGGCGCCGCGACCGGCGTGGGCGGCATCCTGCGCGACGTCTTTACCATGGGCGCCCGCCCCATCGCCGCCATGGACGCGCTGTCCTTTGGCCGGCCCGATCATCCCAAGACGGCGCATCTGGTCAAGGGCGTAGTCGAGGGTATCGGCGCCTATGGCAATGCTTTCGGCGTGCCGAATGTCGGCGGCGAGGTGCGCTTTCATCGCAGCTATGACGGCAACTGTCTGGTGAACGCATTTGCCGCCGGGCTGGCCGACAGCGACAAGATATTCTATTCGGCCGCCTCGGGCATCGGCATGCCCGTGGTCTATCTGGGCGCCAAGACGGGCCGCGACGGCGTCGGCGGCGCCACCATGGCCAGCGCAGAATTCGATGACACGATCGAGGAAAAACGGCCCACCGTTCAGGTCGGCGACCCCTTCACCGAAAAATGCCTGCTGGAAGCGTGCCTTGAGCTGATGCAGACCGACAGCGTGATCTCGATCCAGGACATGGGTGCTGCGGGCCTGACCTGTTCGGCGGTCGAGATGGGCGACAAGGGCGGCCTGGGCATCAAGCTGGTCCTGGACGCCGTGCCGCAGCGCGAAACCAATATGACCGCCTATGAGATGATGCTCTCGGAAAGCCAGGAGCGGATGCTCATGGTGCTGAAGCCCGAAAAAGAGGCAGAGGCGCGGGCGATCTTTGAAAAATGGGATCTGGACTTCGCCATCGTCGGCGAAACCATCGCCGAGGATCGTTTCCTGATCCTGCATGGCAACGAAGTCATGGCCGATCTGCCGCTGTCGAAACTGTCCTCCAGCGCGCCCGAATATGACCGCCCTTGGGTCGAAACGCCGCCTGCCGGTGAAATGCCCGCCCTGCCCGCGATCACCCCCATCGCGGCGCTGAAGACGCTGATCGGCAGCCCGAACCACGCACACAAAAGCTGGGTCTGGGAACAATACGACACCCAGGTCGGTGCCGACACCGTCCGCCGCCCCGGTCTTGGCGCCGGCGTGGTGCGCGTGCATGGCACCGAGAAGGCACTGGCCTTCACCAGCGACGTGACCCCACGCTATGTCAGGGCGAACCCCTATGAGGGCGGCAAACAGGCGGTGGCCGAAGCCTATCGCAACCTGTCCGCCTGCGGCGCCCTGCCTCTGGCCACGACTGACAACCTGAATTTCGGCAATCCCGAAAAGCCCGAGATCATGGGCCAGTTGGTGGGCGCCATCAAAGGCATCGGCGAAGCTTGTGCGGCGCTGGATTTCCCCATCGTTTCGGGCAACGTCTCGCTTTACAATGAAACCGACGGCAAGGGCATCCTGCCCACCCCCACCATCGGCGGTGTCGGGCTGATCGCTGATCTGGACGATCTGATCTCTGGTCTGCCAGCCGAGGGTGATGTCGCGCTGGTCATCGGCGAAACGAAAGGCCACCTTGGTCAATCGGCTTTGGCCGCCGAAGCCTTTGGCATCGAAGCGGGCGATGCGCCGCATGTGGACCTGACCGCCGAGCGGCGTCACGGCGAATTCCTGCGCGGCCATGGCAAGTTGATCTCGGCCGCGACCGATCTGGCGGATGGCGGGCTGGCTTTGGCCGCTTTCGAATTGGCCGAGGCGGCGAAACTTGGGGTTACGCTGGACAGTGCCAATATCGGCCAGCTCTTTGGCGAGGATCAGGCGCGTTATCTGGTGGCCTGCACCCCCGGAAATGCCGCGAAACTGGCCGAAGCCGCCGCAATGGCAGGAATTGCGCTGATGCAGGTCGGCAGCTTTGGCGGCGAATTGGTCGCCTTTGGCGGCGATGCCGCGCCACTGACCGACCTGTCGCGGCTTTATCGCAGCGCCTTTGAGAAAAGCCTGAATCTGGAACTCGCCTGA